One Ranitomeya variabilis isolate aRanVar5 chromosome 4, aRanVar5.hap1, whole genome shotgun sequence genomic window, gtttcggcctggttTGGCCTTCATCAGTTACAGACTGCACAGTATGGGCGTAGTCTTGTCCAATTTAGTGAGTCATACAGTGGTAAAAGGATCACTTTAAATGAGCGCTGTGGAAACTGTGACTATCAGTGTCAGAAGGATGAACACTGCCGGCCGGGCCTGTGATAAGAGACAGTGCGCGCAAGTGTCCTGCAGCAACGTGGTATCCACTGCTAGTCAGCtgtcacacagccacaacacatgaagCTGtagagccaaacagctgatcagccgtcgcaatccaggaagccgggttccctctgcagcttattcggtaagcgctatagcttgccgaataagcagagaCCCAAAGAAATTTGCACATCTctagtcatgagatctcccctatgatgtgtatatggctgtgaaggtcttgtgctcagtcttgttttattcaccagtattatatgttttaaacttgtgtaatgagaacggtggagatggcaggattagagctgatcattgaTGTAACTtctcatctgtctgtgacttttacaatatttgtttcagggtgaaaatATAACCCATGTTAATACTACTGAGACATACGTGAGGAGTGGtgagcagtgtaaagaggagattcctacagataaccgcccaggtgagtagtaaccactaaatacagATAAGCTAGGGATTGTTCTCAGTGCAGAGCTGTGGCTACTTTATCAGTGGTGTAGTCCGGACATATCAATCGTGTGATCACCAATTTGCCTCCAGACCAGAGCATTCTCTTCCACCTCAAACTGTTCAAATGATTTTGGGCATTGAAAATCCTtccatagaacttacaacctggaagatcAACCTACCCCCTGGATTTAGAAGACATTGActtttacctgcccagatctgtaaactacaaagccaaatgacagcgtacgtaaaAGGTCTTGACAAGCTAGAAAATCACttgaaaaatattatgatgggcctcTAAGAGAAAGCAGAGGGTAATGATGCTATTGGCTTCCTGAAATCCAGATATCtcattggatgaatctaccttctctatGTCTTTTTTTACAGGATGATTGTGTATGgtagtttgattgtggtgggattGGCCTACCCCACCTATGTGAGTCTTTAACTGCCTGGTAGTCTTTAAAAAAGacacatgtgcagtctgtgatttaatagtatagaaaaaagaaaatgattcagttcacccttgtgatggtattctcacagcccaTGAGATATTTGATCTGAGCACAGAAACGTCTCTGCTTGACGCCAGATACTTGTGCATGAAAATCAAGGTacccagctcaggaaataaaaaagtctttatttggacaaatgtaaaaagtaagctgcttgacaaaccagtgcatactggaggaaggaatgtcttgaataactggacgaCACGTTTCAAACACGTGtagtgctcttagtcctcagttttttattagtatacccaagtctttttcacacgtgctgaggcttagttctattcctccaattctatagatgtaattttggcttttcttgcccagatatagaatcatgcatttctccctgttaaataaccattctattagtcgctgcccattgttcaagcttatctagatccttctaaatTCTTTCTCTGTTTTCTCTAGTCTTAGCTATCCCTCCTACCCTTGTATAGTCTGCAAATTTGATAAGTTTACCTTTAGTTCCCTTTTCTAGATCATGtacaaaaatgttgaacaacagagAGACCAGGACAGAACTTTGTGGTACTCCACTTAaagcactcttccaattggatgtacaaccatttatcaccactctttgagtatgattactgagccagttatgaataaacctaactgtagccttgtcaatcccatacttgttcattttttcaataaagatagtatgagatactttatcaaatgcttttctggagttgagatatactatatctatggTATTTTCCTGAtccaatttgttcaaagatctttcctatgAAGACCCACTGGCCTGTAAATTTCTGACTTAACCTTCTTACCTTTTTTTGAAGATAGAGACAAcaattgcccttctccaatcttctgggaccttTTCTGTTCTCCAGGAATTTTCAAGGATTCCGGCTAGTGGTTCTGCATTTTCCTCTGCTAActttttcagtaccctaggatgtaattcacctggaccaggagatttaaattagcaaagtgttccctcaccatctcgctGTTTATAggtagtgtggattattttattccttcgatagcaccgtgaagatcagttgatgttacaattgctttcttagagaacacattcaaaatagaaatttaaaagtttctcaacataatttttgaccattcatcgttttcatcctgtaaaaatcctatagcatctttgacttttattttgctcttgacatacatacaaaataattttttattgcttttgatctCCCTTGCCTTACTTCATTACTGATTTTGGCTCTTCTAACTTTTGCCCTGcgttccctgcagacagcattatattcttctttagatatgcccccccagccattggacctttcctaccctctttatgAGTCCATTcgtatctgcctttctgaaatccaacCTTAGTCTGAGTCCTCACTGGTCTTCCTCCTATTCCTCTTTTAATCCAAAActcgaggatagcatgatcgctgacTCCTACATTCCCGGCCAtctttacctcctcaaccatttcctccttcTTGGTAAAAATTAGGTCCAATATTGCAGATCCTTAACCCTTtggcgactgccgatacgccttttaatggttgcagttaagggtacttattcctcagcgccgctttttaacggcactgagaaataagtgtacagCGCCCCCCAGCGTTGGAAATTCTCCGGGGTCTCCGCTACCGTGGGTAgcggagaccccggagaaaatggtttttactgaccccagtgttgcgatcacctttATTTATGGAATAACTGCGACCGCAAAAAAATAAAGTCTGATTTCCCTTTTAATTTTGCTCTCCACTGATGTGAACTAGCATATGAGAGGGAAATGGGGTCCTCCGAGCCCCAACGGTATGTCCAGTGTCCCTGGACCCTCATGCCTTCCCTCGGTCCTGTCCCCCAGCCGCCggtgtcttcttccgggaagaaaatggagggcgcatgcgcagtgcatttgctgagatctgccggccggcacccggcaacaataggaaatcttTCCCAtgtgatggggtctatcacagtgatcaaaataaaaaaaaatagtaaatcaaattcccctttatcacccccttagttaggcaaaaataataataaataaagttaTTTATTCCATTTTTCCGCTAGGGTTCAGGTTGGAGctatggttaggtttggggttagggttgggctaaggttagggttgggctagggttatggttggggctagggttaggattggggctagagctagggttaaggttgggctagggttggtgttggtgttagggttgggctaaggttagggttgggctagggttagggctgtacTTAGAGttggggttatggtttggattatgattagggttgagattagggttagggttgtgatggggttagggttgtggtttgtGTTTATGGTTGCGGTTTTGGTttgaattatggttagggttgagattagggttaggattgtggttagggttgggattagggttaggggtgtgttgggattagttttgcagttagaattggggggtttccactgtttaggtacatcagggggtctccaaaagtgACTTGGCACCCAccatttattccagccaattttgcgttcaaaaagtcaaatggtgctccctgccatgcgctcaaacaatggctttcccccacatctgggatatctgtgcactcaggagaaattgcacaacaaattttgtggttgatTTTGTtgctgatacctttgtgaaaataaaaaatttggtttcaacgtaaattttatgtgaaaaaagtaATATGTTCATGACTcatgaaagcttacaatctacaatgaggtgggaggaGACAAGGTACAGGGGCTTatgtacaatgatggtccagccatctttagggagtggggggtagataaaggctgcatgagctagtcaccagccagtatttgtggtgctattggtgcagtggagtttgatgaagggttattctcagatagtgaatgtgctatacacacacacacatacacatacttcgattagggaatgtgataggccgctctaaacagatgtgtttttagggagcgtgtaaaactgtgtaagttgtggatAATCCTAAATTCTTGGGTTAGAGCATTCTAGAGGATTGGCGtgacacgggagaagtcttggagccgggagtgggaggtacagagaaGTGGGAATGTTAGTCGAAAGTCACTTGGAGAGCATAACGAGTGGGTAGGCTGATAAACAGAAATGGGGAAGAGATgtaggggggtgccgcactgtggagagctttgtgggtgagaacaagcagtttgaattggatcctataatgactgAGCAGCCAGTGGAATGACGcgtccgagtaccgattagccagatggacgaccttggcttctgcattaaggatggactggagagaggaaagtcgagtgagggggaggccaattaatagagcattacagtagtccaggcgggagtggatcagggcaatggTGAGGGTCTTTGTTGCTTCCATAGTGAGAATGGacacaagagcgggcaagagattagatatgggaggtgaaggaaagattggtgtcaaacataacacccagacagcgcgcctgctgcattattatggtgccacccacttagagggagatgtcagatttagggaggttagtagacgacGGGAgttgaagttcagttttggaaacgtttagtttcagatagagagcgaacATGATGTGCGGCCAAACAGTCACTGATGTTCTGTAATACAGCAGGGGTAAGATCAGGGGATGACacgtatacttgtgtgtcatcagcataaagatggtactgaatgccaaatctgctgatggtctgtccaattggggccgtgtagagagagaagagaaggcaaAGTGGAGCCTTCGAACGATACACTGAAGCAgccgtcagaaagataggaagagaactaggagagagcagtgtcctttatgcctattgattggaacatagagagtaggagatggaggtcaagaagaatgagcagagagtggtcaccattacattttgctgtcagaaggtcgttagtCACTTTGAGTGCGGTTTCTGTAGAATGTTGGGGGTGGACGCCAGATTGTGATGCATCTAGGAGAGAGAGAGTGGAAAGGTAATGGGTAAGcggggagtagaccaggcgctccaagagtttagagacgaATGGGAGGTTGGAGAATGGTCAGTAGTTGTTGGTGAAGGATGGGtcaagaaaggtttttttttttctttttttaaatggagTAATGATAAAGTGTTTGaagttgaaggaggaggggaaaataccaGAAGAGAAGGAGAGAttgaagattgtagttaggtgagcagtgactagagatgagcgaatatcttcgactgcctccttattcggcaagctatatttcttaccgaagaagctgcagtggGAATCCGGATGGCTGGAATGTtcagataatcaggtgtccggtgccacagctgcatgtgtcgcggctgtgtcacagtcacaacacatgcatggagagcctgagtgttgtgactgtcacaaagccgcaacacatgcagctgtggcgccagaCACCTGATTATTGGAGCGCTCCAGgcatccgggttcccgctgcagctcttcggtaagcgctatagcttgccgaattagGAGTCAACTTaagatattcactcatctctactaagtGATGACAGGAGAGAGAGCCTGGAGgacatgtgatggaatggggtcagtagtgcatgtagtcagatgagagaagagaggagcctggagacttcttcttctgtgattggatcaaatgtggagagtgagccagaggaGATGTGGAGAGGGACTGGAGTTGTGGCTATTGGTGTCTGGGATATTCCCTATTTTCTCTATAAATTTAGAGGCCAGGTCATGAGGACAGATGTCTGTGATAGGGACCTCTGTCTTTGGACTGAggaggagtgaaaggtgtcaaaaggtTTTTTGGGgttgatagtgaggagatcagggtggtgaagtaggtctgtttgtcgatatgaagggcagagttataggttcttagcaTAAGTTTGTAGTGGATGAAGTTTTCTGGTGTGAGTTTTCCTTCATAAGCGTTCAGCATTCCTAGAACATCACTGGAGAAATCGAGTTTGCAATGTgaaccagggctgttttactctgtttgGAAGTTCTAAGGGTGAAGGGCGATACTTGGTCCATGGTGCTTCAGAGAGTGTCTTAGTGGCTGAACACAGCCTGTGCCTCCCAAAGCTTCTGGTTCCAACGTCTCCTCCATTATCAGCGCTGCCTGCAGAATGACTAAGGTTGCGTCTTGTGACAGAAACAGACGTCACAGGAGCAGATTCCAGATGAGATGAGACGCACCATTTCAAAATCCCTTATATGacaaaatggcagaaaaccagagcagtagaaatctctacaaagtgactccattttggaaattataaccatcAGTGAATTAATCTATAGGAATAGTGACTATTTTGATTCCACAGCCATTTTCTGGAAATTAGcatgcagtggatgttggagagtgaaaattgcacatttgccATTCTATTACCCAACACAtaatgcccagattgtgctccaggagacacacacatcGTAAAATAAAGTGGGTTCTTAttatagtaatgccaaatacatgaATGCTAAAAGAGGTTTGGGCACACTCCAAGGCTCAGAAGCGAGGTGGAGATTTGACTTTAAGAGAACAGATATTGCTGGATTGGCTTATGGGAGCCATGTTACTTTTGAAGAGCATTTGAGAAACTAATAATTtggaaacctctgtttttccactgacaaatgatggacctgagtgagcagTGTAGGACTGGGGTGCCAAAGGTCCACCTGTAACCTACTCCAGGGCCCCACCTTTCAACTACATTCAAATGTGACATTATTCTCAATTGCAAATTTATattacaatgaactgggtagattgttaaatgaataaagtgctgcctttgtctgtacttaATGATTCAACTatgttgtgccaagtactgctcatatacagtgggtacggaaagtattcatacctctttaaatttttcactctttgtttcattgcaaccattctgtaaatttaaaaaaagttcatttttttctcattaatgtacactttgcaccccatcttgactgaaaattgACAAGAatgtaataatttttgcaaatgtattaaaaaagaaaaactgaaatatcacatggtcataagtattcagaccctttgctcagtattgagtagaagcacccttttgagctagtacagccatgagtcttcttgggaatgatgcaacaagtatttcacacctgaattgggggatcctctgccattcttccttgcagatcctctccagtgctgtcaggttggatggtgaacattggtggacagccattttcaggtctctccagagatgctcaattgggtttaggtcagagctctggctgggccagtcaagaatggtaacaGAGGAGTTCTGAAGCCActaatttgttattttagctgtgtgtttaaggtcattgtcttgttggaaggtgaaccttcagccaagtctgaggtccagagcactctggaagaggttttcatccaggatatctctgcgtGGCCGCATTTATGTttgcttcaatgacaaccagtcgtcctgtcctgcagctgaaaaacacccccatagtatgatgctgccaccaccatgtttcactgttgggattgtattgggcaggtgatgagcagtgcctagttttctccacacataccgcttagaattatcactaaaaaggtctatcttcgtctcatcagaccagagaatcttatttctcatagtctgggagtccttgtgtttttttttagcaaacactatgcaggctttcatttgtcttgcactgaggagagtcttctgttgggccactctgccataaaggcccgactggtggatagctgcagtgataggtgactttgtcTGCATCtttagagctcagccacagtgatcttggggttcttctttacctctctcaccaaggctcttctcccacgattgctcagtttggctgaacggccatgtctaggaagtcttctggtggtcccaaacttcttccattttaaGGTATATGGAGGCCATTGCGCTCTTAGGAACctggagtactgcagaaattctgttgtaacctttgctagatctgtgccttgtcacaattctgtctgtGAGCTTCTTGTCCAGTTCCTTTGACATCatgtttctcatttggtctgacatgcactgtgagctgtgaggtcttatatggacaggtgtgtgcctatccaaatcaagtcctgtcggtttatttaaacacagctggcctccaatgaaggagtagaaccatctcaaggaggatcacaaggaaatggacagcatgtgacttaaatatgagtgtgagcaaagggtctgaatacttatgaccatgtgatatttgtttttttttaataaatttgcacaaatgtctacatttctgttttcttcagtcaagatggggtgcagagtgtacattaatgtgataaaaatgacatttttttgaatttaccaaatgactgcaatgaaacagagtgaaaaatttaaaggggtctgaatactttctgcacccactgtaaGTGGGTGATGGGCCACTCTTTCACAGGAGCCCATTGGAGGATTCTCCTATGGGCCAGTGCTAGCCTGTTAGTGAGAACATGCTTTTTTGTGATATtagtagatgtttttattggtattattcttGCCTATATAACATtttttggtggctttttattccttatttgggaggcagaatgaacaaacagcagaacaccACGCTCTACTGGATAAttctatgaggttttctattagaactgtcattgtcttggtgaataattcagtatttttacatagcttgccatttctttaaacagtttaagtagaaatgctgtataatatagaattcaaggatattttattcaaaaataataattgttttttttcttggcagatgaatgtaccaggagatcagagggacagctgacctcTTCAACTTTTAAATCAGATGATATTGAGATCCCACAGAATACAATTGAAATGAATgctattactccagatataccatcgtcttctcacagcaaagatctgctatctgatcctatgaaacaagtcctgtcttctgattcattactgactactaaggaaaatcaaagtcacaaaataagcattgaaaaaaaaactgctcctaaagcaaagtccTTTTCACTTTCAGAATATGGAAACAATTTTCTCCTTGAACAGTCTTTTCTTGAACATCAAAAAATTTGCACAGCAGAgaaaagattttcttgttccaagtgtgggaaatgttttaaccggaaagcagATCTTGTTaggcatgagagaattcacactggtGAGAAGCCTTTTCCATGTTCAGTATGTAGGAAATGCTTTACACAGAAATCagctcttgttacacatcagaaaacacacacaggggagaaacctttttcatgtttagaatgtgggaaatgttttaagcagaAATGGGATcttgttaatcaccagagaactcatacaggggagaagccattttcctgttcagtaTGTAGGAAATACTTTACACAtaaatcaactcttgttacacatcagagaacacacacaggggagaagccatattcatgttcagaatgtggaaaatgttttaaccgaaaatcagatattgttaagcaccagaggactcacacaggggagaagccattttcatgttctgaatgtgggaaatgttttatccagaaaagtATTCTTGtcatacaccaaagaactcacacaggagagaaacctttttcatgttcagtatgtgggaaatgttttaacaacaaATCAGATTTGgtgaagcaccagagaattcacactgtGGAAAAaccttattcatgttcagaatgtgggaaaagcttTAACAAGAAATTAGATTTTGTtaagcaccaaagaactcacacaggagagaagcctttctcatgttcagaatgtgggaaatgttttaacaacaaATCAGATTTGGtgcagcaccagagaattcacacaggggaaaaacctTATTCATGTTcacattgtgggaaatgttttagcaagAAATTAGACCTTGTTAAGCATCATATaaagcacacaggggagaagtctttttcatgttcagaatgtgggaaatgttttaacaacaaATCAGATTTGgtgaagcaccagagaattcacacaggggaaaaaccttattcatgttcagaatgtgggaaaagctttaaccagaaatcaagtcttatcaaacaccatagaactcacacaggggagaagccatattcatgttcagaatgtgggaaatattttaaccataaatggaatcttgttatacacaaaagaactcacacaggggagaagcctttttcatgttctgaatgtttgAAATGTTTTTAcaagaaatcagattttgttatacacaaaagaactcacacaggggagaagccttttttatgtttagaatgtgggaaatattttaaccatagATCAAATTTTGTTAAGCACCAATGAACTCacgcaggggagaagcctttttaatGTTCAGAATGTTGGAGATGTTTTAACTAGAAATTGCTTCTTGATAGCCACAAGAGAACCCACACAGTGGAGAATACTTTTTccagttcagaatgtggaaaatgttttatgaaGAAATCATTTCTTCTtagccaccaaagaattcacacaggggagaagaagTTTgatgttcttaatgtgggaaatcttttacatAGTAATCAACTCTAAATAAACAACTGAGAAATCATACAGAGTTAAAGTCTTTTTCATATTCAGTGCTAgttggaagagcgaggctaagtgccagaattggcgcatcttagagatgcaccttttctgggatggcggagagctgatgtttttagcctggggggcagtatccatggcccctttcctaggctattaatatcagcccaaagctgtctgcatagccttttgctggttattaattatggggggaccctacatcatgttttttagggtcccccattttaatagccagaaaaggctaagtatacagttgtgtgctgatattaatagcctgagaagctccatgggtattacccccttccctaggctattaatatcagcctgcagctctctgcatagcctttgctggttattaattatagggagaccctacatcattttttttagggtcccccattttaatagcaagtaaaggctaagtatacagttgtgagctgatattaatagcctgagaagctccatggttattacccccttccaaggctataaacatcggctcccagctgtcggctttccctccacTTGTTAcgaaaattttaattttattaattaaatacatgtacagtaagctgcaaacacactgtactaattgtatttgtcagtgacatttatatatctacctattcttcaTGTatttatgtaatccatctcttctgtcgGCTCCTGTTGTGATTTTACACTAGGTGGCAGATgatttgccagcttttcttctatctgtctatatctatatatatgtgtgtcactgacatctatatatctatgtattctatgtgtatatatctattctaacctgtcactctgtgattttactgtatgtagcacatgaattgccggcttttattttatcttttaccgaatgttaccgactttttccgattttaagaaaaatgctcgtgttaccgatcacgaatccgaatctaccatatttgtgccgaatttatgtttggcaacattttccaaacatattcgttcATATctattatagaggcctgatccagaggccaccaaaaattcttctctttctagtgtcatacagtaggggacctgattttaaaatagtttgtagcatctaatgtgttatagaggcctgagccAGAGGATACAAAATAATTCTTGTGttcttaacgtcatacagtaggcgacatctgactttcaaattgtttgtagcatatcttctttgtcatagaggcatcatccacactcaaacaattctttcttctgtgactaacacgatacagcacgccatatttcaccttggcatttactgcctctgaaattcagctgtttgcagaggtggtgaagAGTTTAAAATCTTAATTTTTTATTGCAAATACTGTGCTATTACCACACTATctcagcaacatgactgggaaaatgtGAGGCTGCGTTAGAAGAATTAGGCTtgatgttcaaggtgtacgtgaggtaggtggtaaggttagtgaaCCAATaacgtcacatcctatgcaaagacatctggcaacttctgttactggatgggctactccactacctttcttcagcagatgcacagcggtatgccttgttgatgaggcccagaaagagcatctgcttgagtggatggcaagcgcagcttcaagtggtctctcctcctcttcctccaccttaacctcACAACCAGTACAGTACACAGGGATGGCACCCAAATTCTTCTTGCTTCCCCCCGCATCCCAACCCTCCAACcttacaactgactgtacggaaccacagataagtgagtctgaagagctgttcacacattctatgtaatacggccgtaatacggagaaatgttcccaaaatagtgatccgtaggcaggg contains:
- the LOC143766314 gene encoding uncharacterized protein LOC143766314; the protein is MDMDRDKMAERILHLTLEILFRLTGEDYTVVKKTSSEHCQDPVSEGWGRPLSPIMGPPPHSLIHEDIINQKILGLTYKMIELLTGEVPVRCQDVTIYFSMEEWEYLEGHKDLYKDVMMEVPQPLTSTVLSSKRTAPERCPHPLLPQECKQEDPNVPQDHQGENITHVNTTETYVRSGEQCKEEIPTDNRPDECTRRSEGQLTSSTFKSDDIEIPQNTIEMNAITPDIPSSSHSKDLLSDPMKQVLSSDSLLTTKENQSHKISIEKKTAPKAKSFSLSEYGNNFLLEQSFLEHQKICTAEKRFSCSKCGKCFNRKADLVRHERIHTGEKPFPCSVCRKCFTQKSALVTHQKTHTGEKPFSCLECGKCFKQKWDLVNHQRTHTGEKPFSCSVCRKYFTHKSTLVTHQRTHTGEKPYSCSECGKCFNRKSDIVKHQRTHTGEKPFSCSECGKCFIQKSILVIHQRTHTGEKPFSCSVCGKCFNNKSDLVKHQRIHTVEKPYSCSECGKSFNKKLDFVKHQRTHTGEKPFSCSECGKCFNNKSDLVQHQRIHTGEKPYSCSHCGKCFSKKLDLVKHHIKHTGEKSFSCSECGKCFNNKSDLVKHQRIHTGEKPYSCSECGKSFNQKSSLIKHHRTHTGEKPYSCSECGKYFNHKWNLVIHKRTHTGEKPFSCSECLKCFYKKSDFVIHKRTHTGEKPFLCLECGKYFNHRSNFVKHQ